In Coregonus clupeaformis isolate EN_2021a unplaced genomic scaffold, ASM2061545v1 scaf0744, whole genome shotgun sequence, a single window of DNA contains:
- the LOC121558546 gene encoding equistatin-like produces the protein MAILTIILLVSMALALGDAFIPIDGMRPKTRCERLRDSKKNSPPGTYIPTCDDDGQYTPEQCSGSTGSCWCVTCNGQKIKGTEFPIGSAIINCDTLICW, from the exons ATGGCGATATTGACCATCATTCTGCTTGTCAGCATGGCTTTGGCTCTGGGAGATGCCTTTATTCCGATAG ATGGTATGCGACCCAAGACCCGCTGTGAGCGTTTAAGAGATTCCAAGAAAAACAGCCCGCCTGGAACCTACATCCCAACTTGTGACGACGATGGACAATACACCCCTGAGCAATGTTCAGGATCTACAG GTTCCTGTTGGTGTGTGACCTGTAATGGACAGAAGATCAAGGGTACTGAGTTTCCAATAGGCTCTGCTATTATCAACTGTGACAccctg ATTTGCTGGTAG